Proteins found in one Pseudomonas marvdashtae genomic segment:
- a CDS encoding ABC transporter permease, with protein MHKNGFFSLLFHLLFITFIVAPLVVVMAIAFTDKGYLSLPTDGLSLRWFRALLENQEMLDAFFLSLNLGLVSATAATLLAVPAALAISRYEFAGRSTLTGFLLSPLMIPSVVLGIAFLRFFSMAQIGGSFWALSITHVIVVLPYALRLTLASTIGLERDIEQAALSLGARRWTAFYRVVLPRIRTGVIGGWMLAFIQSFDELTMTVFVATPGTTTLPVAMYNQISQTIDPLITAVSTVLIIGTLLLMLVLDRMVGLDRVLIGESK; from the coding sequence ATGCACAAGAACGGATTTTTCTCACTGCTGTTCCATCTGTTGTTCATCACCTTCATCGTCGCTCCGCTGGTGGTAGTGATGGCAATCGCCTTTACCGACAAGGGCTACCTGTCGTTGCCCACCGACGGTTTGTCGTTGCGCTGGTTCCGGGCGCTGCTTGAAAACCAGGAAATGCTCGACGCCTTCTTCCTGTCACTCAACCTGGGCCTGGTGTCGGCCACCGCTGCGACGCTGCTGGCGGTCCCCGCGGCGTTGGCAATCAGTCGCTACGAGTTTGCCGGACGCAGCACACTGACCGGCTTCCTGCTCTCGCCGTTGATGATTCCGTCCGTGGTGCTGGGCATTGCGTTCCTGCGGTTTTTCTCGATGGCGCAGATTGGCGGCTCGTTCTGGGCGCTGAGCATCACCCATGTCATCGTGGTGTTGCCCTATGCCTTGCGGCTGACGCTGGCTTCGACCATCGGTCTTGAGCGCGACATCGAACAGGCGGCGTTGTCGCTCGGGGCGCGGCGCTGGACCGCTTTTTATCGAGTGGTGTTGCCGCGTATCCGTACGGGGGTGATCGGTGGCTGGATGTTGGCGTTCATCCAGAGCTTCGATGAGTTGACCATGACGGTATTCGTCGCCACACCGGGCACCACCACCTTGCCGGTGGCCATGTACAACCAGATCTCCCAGACCATCGACCCTCTGATCACGGCGGTTTCCACGGTCCTGATCATCGGCACGTTGTTGTTGATGCTGGTGCTCGATCGCATGGTCGGGCTGGATCGGGTATTGATCGGAGAAAGCAAATGA
- a CDS encoding RidA family protein, with protein MLDITRIETNQRMSRVVQCNGLTFLGGQTATDRTQDIKGQTAQVLAKIDSYLAQAGLDKTRILSAQVWLSDIQANFAGMNEVWDAWAPEGHAPARATVESRLAAPDLLVEITVIAAS; from the coding sequence ATGCTGGATATCACCCGGATTGAAACCAATCAACGCATGAGCCGTGTCGTTCAATGCAATGGCCTGACCTTTCTCGGCGGCCAGACGGCCACTGACCGGACCCAGGACATCAAGGGCCAGACCGCCCAGGTATTAGCGAAAATCGACAGCTACCTGGCCCAGGCCGGCCTGGACAAGACCCGCATTCTCAGCGCCCAGGTCTGGCTGTCGGACATCCAGGCCAATTTCGCCGGTATGAACGAGGTGTGGGACGCCTGGGCCCCGGAAGGTCATGCACCGGCGCGCGCCACCGTGGAATCGCGTCTCGCGGCCCCGGACCTGTTGGTGGAGATCACCGTTATCGCCGCCAGTTGA
- a CDS encoding ABC transporter permease, protein MARYDAEHVGAVPWLLSGPALLVFVALLLVPLLLTAVLSLNLFSDTEGVLPTYSLGNYLEVFKDGYFHDIFLRTGGLALAVTVLCVLLGVPETIIIARMAPRWRSLFLLVVLGPLLISVVVRTLGWAILLGNNGLINDALQALGITDQPVKMLFTQLGVIIALTHVLVPFMVIAVWATLQRLDLQVEWAGLSLGASRLTVFRRIILPQIMPGILSGSIIVFALAASAFATPAIIGGRRLKVVATAAYDEFLGTLNWPLGAAIAMLLLVANLIIILGCSKLAERRFKQVFE, encoded by the coding sequence ATGGCCAGGTATGATGCCGAACATGTCGGTGCCGTTCCCTGGTTGCTCAGCGGCCCGGCGTTGCTGGTATTCGTCGCGTTGCTGCTGGTGCCTTTGCTCCTGACGGCGGTGTTGTCGCTCAACCTGTTCAGCGACACCGAGGGGGTGTTGCCGACCTACAGCCTCGGCAACTACCTCGAGGTATTCAAGGACGGTTACTTCCACGACATCTTCCTGCGCACGGGCGGCCTGGCGCTGGCCGTCACCGTGTTGTGCGTGCTGCTCGGCGTACCGGAGACCATCATCATTGCGCGCATGGCGCCGCGCTGGCGCTCGTTGTTCCTGCTGGTGGTGCTCGGGCCGCTGTTGATTTCGGTGGTGGTGCGAACGCTCGGCTGGGCGATCCTGCTGGGCAACAACGGGTTGATCAACGATGCCTTGCAGGCGCTGGGGATTACCGACCAACCGGTGAAAATGCTCTTCACCCAACTCGGTGTGATCATCGCGCTGACCCATGTGCTGGTGCCGTTCATGGTGATTGCCGTGTGGGCCACCTTGCAGCGCCTGGACCTGCAAGTGGAGTGGGCCGGATTGTCCCTGGGCGCATCGCGCCTGACGGTGTTTCGCCGGATCATCCTGCCGCAGATCATGCCCGGCATTCTTTCCGGTTCGATCATTGTCTTCGCCCTGGCGGCGTCCGCCTTCGCCACGCCGGCGATCATCGGCGGGCGGCGCCTGAAGGTCGTGGCGACCGCGGCCTATGACGAATTCCTCGGCACCCTCAACTGGCCCCTCGGCGCCGCCATCGCAATGCTCCTGCTGGTTGCCAACCTGATCATCATCCTGGGTTGCAGCAAGTTGGCCGAGCGCCGCTTCAAGCAAGTCTTCGAGTAA
- a CDS encoding amino acid ABC transporter permease, translating into MDFDFNYLLAQWPALLDGVQMTLRVSVLAIVCSLLIGVLGGAARVMKVPVLAQVVALYVELIRNTPILVQLFFIFYGLPAIGMGLSLFWSGVLCLSLWAGAYQIENVRGGLATVEQGMREASVALSLKPAHYFCLVALPIAFRTSLPAMLNTAISLLKNSSYLQAIGLAELTFVAVDRIATDFRAIEMFSAICVIYLALVGILALLTGRLSARLQRPFQH; encoded by the coding sequence ATGGATTTCGATTTCAACTACCTGCTGGCCCAGTGGCCAGCGCTGCTCGACGGCGTGCAGATGACGTTGCGAGTATCGGTGCTCGCCATCGTTTGCTCGTTGCTCATCGGTGTACTGGGCGGCGCGGCGCGGGTAATGAAGGTGCCGGTGCTGGCGCAGGTCGTGGCGTTGTATGTGGAGCTGATCCGCAATACGCCGATCCTGGTGCAGCTGTTCTTCATATTCTACGGGCTGCCGGCCATTGGCATGGGCCTGTCGCTGTTCTGGTCGGGGGTGTTGTGCCTGTCGCTCTGGGCCGGGGCTTATCAGATCGAGAATGTGCGGGGCGGGCTGGCGACTGTGGAGCAGGGCATGCGTGAAGCCAGCGTCGCCCTGAGCCTCAAGCCGGCGCATTACTTTTGCCTGGTGGCCTTGCCCATCGCCTTTCGGACCAGTCTGCCGGCGATGTTGAACACCGCCATTTCACTCTTGAAGAACTCCTCCTACCTGCAGGCCATCGGCCTCGCCGAACTGACGTTTGTCGCGGTGGATCGCATCGCCACGGATTTTCGTGCGATCGAAATGTTCAGCGCCATCTGCGTGATCTACCTGGCGCTGGTGGGAATCCTGGCACTGTTGACGGGACGGCTCTCGGCCCGCTTGCAACGACCTTTCCAACACTGA
- a CDS encoding LysR substrate-binding domain-containing protein, protein MNFKQVEAFRAVMLSGSMTAAAESLHTSQPNISRLIAQLERNAGFKLFERVAGRLLPTDEGAALFADVERAFIGLHSLEKSAQNIRRAGTGRLRIAAVPSLSLTVLPRVIQRFRQENPDVAISLHTNDSPMVGHWTASQFCDLGLASYVGEDMPGVTTKAICDVPGVCVFPKGHRLGALTCIGPEDLKGEEFISLSQNDGSRARVDRAFPEDRSHRKLSLETPYAATACSLVGLGLGVSIVSPIVALEYLHTGIETRPFRPQIRFSTYLLLPADRPQSLLTQRFGLLIHEMLTDVAKDWQ, encoded by the coding sequence ATGAACTTCAAACAAGTCGAAGCCTTTCGCGCGGTCATGTTGAGTGGTTCGATGACCGCCGCAGCCGAGTCCCTGCATACCTCTCAGCCGAACATCAGCCGATTGATCGCCCAGCTGGAGCGCAACGCCGGTTTCAAGCTGTTCGAACGGGTCGCCGGACGCTTGCTGCCGACCGATGAGGGGGCCGCGCTGTTCGCCGATGTCGAACGAGCGTTCATCGGCCTGCACAGCCTTGAAAAGTCGGCACAGAACATCCGGCGCGCCGGCACGGGGCGCTTGCGCATCGCCGCAGTCCCTTCACTGTCGCTGACGGTGCTGCCGCGGGTGATCCAGCGCTTTCGCCAGGAGAACCCCGACGTCGCTATATCGCTGCATACCAACGACTCACCGATGGTCGGTCATTGGACGGCCTCGCAGTTCTGCGACTTGGGGCTGGCGTCGTACGTCGGCGAGGACATGCCAGGGGTGACGACCAAGGCAATTTGCGACGTGCCAGGGGTTTGCGTGTTTCCCAAGGGCCACCGACTCGGCGCGCTGACGTGCATCGGGCCGGAGGATCTCAAAGGTGAGGAGTTCATTTCGCTGTCGCAAAATGACGGCTCTCGCGCCCGGGTCGACCGGGCGTTTCCCGAGGACCGGAGCCACCGCAAGCTGAGCCTGGAAACACCTTATGCAGCCACCGCTTGCTCACTGGTGGGACTGGGCTTGGGCGTGAGTATCGTCAGCCCGATCGTGGCGCTGGAGTACCTGCACACCGGCATCGAAACCCGCCCGTTCCGCCCGCAGATACGCTTCTCGACCTACCTGCTGCTGCCGGCAGACAGGCCGCAGAGCCTGCTCACGCAACGGTTCGGGCTATTGATTCATGAAATGCTCACCGACGTCGCGAAAGACTGGCAGTGA
- a CDS encoding amino acid ABC transporter permease — protein sequence MNFLIENWAFVCKGLWMTVRLALVVLLFTTLISIVLGVLATFKSRLLRWTIHAYVELFRSIPLIVNVFFIFFGAPMLGLDLSPFAAVTTGLTLWGSANGIEIVRGGLESVARHQWKSAWALGLRPWQIYLHVIAPQSMRAILPAYTGLLTMLVQATSLGALVGVGEFLKVGQIIIERDTVMTGVSPAFTVYGLVLLVYFVICSLLSWLSRYLERRLGRPVTRATPKEVSTCKHPKSAGA from the coding sequence ATGAATTTTCTGATCGAAAACTGGGCCTTCGTTTGCAAGGGCCTGTGGATGACCGTGCGCCTGGCGCTGGTGGTGCTGCTGTTCACCACGCTGATTTCCATTGTTCTCGGCGTGTTGGCGACCTTCAAGAGCCGGCTGTTGCGGTGGACGATCCACGCTTACGTCGAGTTGTTTCGCTCGATCCCGCTGATCGTCAACGTGTTCTTCATCTTTTTTGGCGCGCCGATGCTGGGGCTGGACCTGAGCCCGTTCGCCGCGGTGACCACCGGCCTGACCCTGTGGGGCAGCGCCAATGGCATAGAGATCGTGCGCGGTGGCCTGGAGTCGGTGGCTCGTCATCAATGGAAAAGCGCCTGGGCGCTAGGCCTGCGGCCCTGGCAAATCTACTTGCACGTGATCGCGCCACAGTCGATGCGCGCCATTCTGCCGGCGTACACCGGTCTGCTGACCATGCTGGTACAAGCCACGTCCCTGGGCGCGCTAGTGGGCGTCGGCGAGTTTCTCAAAGTCGGCCAGATCATCATCGAGCGCGACACCGTCATGACCGGCGTCAGCCCCGCGTTCACGGTCTACGGCCTGGTGCTGCTGGTGTACTTCGTCATCTGTTCACTGCTGAGCTGGCTCAGCCGTTATCTCGAACGTCGGCTGGGTCGCCCAGTGACGCGTGCCACTCCTAAAGAGGTTTCAACATGCAAGCATCCAAAGTCAGCCGGCGCCTGA
- a CDS encoding (2Fe-2S)-binding protein, whose translation MRTDPLFQPIVSEGRPTRTVSLTFNDQSLSVPAGTSVAAALLMSGISRFRATPVSESPRAPYCMMGVCFECLVDIDGVPNRQSCLVEVAEGMRVRSQEGARDLAYQPMDIQAVEQPS comes from the coding sequence ATGCGCACTGATCCGCTCTTTCAACCGATTGTCAGCGAAGGCAGGCCGACGCGGACAGTGAGCCTGACCTTCAACGACCAATCGCTGAGCGTACCGGCCGGTACCAGCGTTGCCGCCGCCTTGCTGATGAGCGGCATCAGCCGATTTCGCGCCACGCCGGTGAGTGAGTCGCCCCGGGCGCCGTATTGCATGATGGGCGTGTGCTTCGAATGCCTGGTGGACATCGACGGCGTGCCCAACCGCCAAAGTTGTTTGGTGGAAGTGGCCGAGGGCATGCGCGTGCGCTCCCAGGAGGGCGCGCGGGACCTGGCCTATCAGCCAATGGATATCCAGGCCGTGGAGCAACCGTCATGA
- a CDS encoding NAD(P)/FAD-dependent oxidoreductase, translated as MSQDRHDVVQSDVIVVGGGLVGMAVAYGLAREGAEVQVLDQGDDAFRASRGNFGLVWVQGKGHDLTDYSRWTRSSATRWPAFAQALLADSGIDVQLKQPGGFHMCFNDEELLERQSRLQTLQDALGEYPFEMLDAAEVKARLPLIGPAVIGASYTPQDGHVNPLKLLRALHASAQAKGARLQGGVQVERIDYAPGEFRVRAGRRSFVAPRIVLAAGLGNATLGPQVGLHAPVAPNRGQVLISERVRPFLPYPTLNVRQTDEGTVQLGDSMEEVGFDDSTSTEVLAAIARRGVSTFPLLRDVRLVRAWGALRVMSPDGFPIYQQSSVHPGAFVVTCHSGVTLAAAHALRIAPWIMGGARPAELGVFSGDRFLTDKVFSHAH; from the coding sequence ATGAGCCAGGACAGGCACGACGTTGTGCAGTCGGACGTGATCGTCGTCGGCGGCGGACTGGTGGGAATGGCGGTGGCCTACGGCTTGGCGCGCGAGGGTGCCGAAGTTCAGGTGCTCGATCAGGGCGATGATGCATTCCGTGCGTCACGGGGCAATTTTGGCCTGGTCTGGGTCCAGGGCAAAGGCCATGACCTGACGGATTATTCACGCTGGACGCGCTCCTCGGCCACGCGCTGGCCGGCGTTTGCCCAAGCGTTGCTGGCCGACAGCGGCATCGATGTCCAGCTCAAGCAACCAGGCGGCTTCCATATGTGCTTCAACGACGAAGAACTGTTGGAGCGCCAGTCGCGCCTGCAGACCTTGCAGGATGCGTTGGGTGAATATCCTTTCGAAATGCTCGATGCCGCCGAGGTAAAAGCGCGCCTGCCGTTGATCGGTCCTGCGGTGATCGGCGCCAGCTATACGCCCCAGGACGGCCACGTCAATCCGTTGAAATTGCTTCGCGCCCTGCATGCCTCGGCGCAGGCCAAGGGCGCCCGATTGCAGGGTGGCGTGCAGGTCGAGCGCATTGATTATGCCCCCGGTGAGTTTCGTGTGAGGGCCGGGCGCCGCAGCTTCGTCGCGCCCAGGATTGTCCTCGCGGCCGGGTTGGGCAACGCGACGTTGGGGCCGCAGGTGGGCCTGCACGCACCGGTGGCGCCCAATCGCGGGCAGGTGCTGATCAGCGAGCGGGTCCGGCCGTTCCTGCCATACCCGACGCTTAACGTGCGCCAGACCGATGAGGGCACCGTACAGCTGGGCGACTCCATGGAGGAGGTGGGCTTCGACGACAGCACCTCCACCGAGGTGCTGGCCGCTATTGCCCGGCGCGGTGTCTCGACCTTCCCCTTGTTGCGCGACGTTCGGCTGGTCCGGGCCTGGGGGGCCTTGCGAGTGATGAGCCCGGACGGGTTCCCCATCTACCAGCAGTCGAGCGTGCATCCGGGGGCGTTCGTCGTCACCTGTCACAGCGGCGTCACCCTGGCCGCCGCTCACGCCCTGCGTATCGCGCCGTGGATCATGGGTGGGGCCCGGCCGGCGGAGCTGGGGGTGTTCAGCGGCGATCGTTTTCTAACTGACAAGGTATTTTCACATGCGCACTGA
- a CDS encoding NAD(P)/FAD-dependent oxidoreductase has translation MSKASERGADVLIIGGGIHGLSTALFLAQAGVQVTVLEAQYCGRHASGVNAGGVRTLGRHAAEIPLALASRDLWHNLESTLGDDGGFVPSGQLKLAENAAELLECRHRVEHLQALGFAHEVLIDQHQVFEKVPSISRHVTGGIWVEDDGYAVPYRTVTAFRLAAQKRGVRIHENTPAQRIEQAGARWQVRTENGCFSAEHLVVTAGAWAAELAAQVGEPVPAHPEGLMLMVTHRVAPFCVPVLGATTRALSFKQFANGTVVIGGKLIGSLDFLSRHGEVDMARLGSSARTVTDLFPHLQHLGVNRVWAGVEAFTTDDLPVIGASRKASNLSYSFGFCGSGFQMGPGTGQRLAQLILGEHSDISLEPFAIDRFDVAAKAAASAIQPTSTLSQH, from the coding sequence GTGAGTAAGGCAAGCGAACGCGGGGCGGACGTGCTGATCATCGGCGGCGGCATCCATGGCCTGAGCACGGCGCTGTTCCTCGCGCAGGCTGGCGTCCAGGTGACCGTGCTGGAAGCGCAGTATTGCGGTCGCCACGCCTCGGGCGTCAACGCCGGCGGGGTACGTACCCTGGGACGCCACGCGGCGGAGATTCCATTGGCGTTGGCCTCGCGAGACCTTTGGCACAACCTTGAAAGCACCTTGGGCGATGACGGCGGTTTTGTCCCCAGCGGCCAGCTCAAATTGGCGGAAAACGCGGCAGAGCTGCTCGAGTGCCGGCACCGGGTCGAGCACCTCCAGGCGTTGGGTTTCGCCCATGAAGTGTTGATCGATCAGCATCAGGTGTTCGAGAAAGTGCCGAGCATTTCAAGGCATGTGACCGGCGGCATCTGGGTCGAGGACGATGGCTACGCGGTGCCTTACAGGACCGTCACCGCGTTTCGCCTGGCTGCGCAGAAGCGCGGGGTACGGATCCACGAGAACACCCCGGCGCAACGGATCGAACAGGCCGGCGCCCGATGGCAGGTACGCACCGAAAATGGCTGTTTTAGCGCCGAGCACCTGGTGGTGACGGCAGGCGCCTGGGCCGCCGAGCTGGCGGCACAAGTTGGCGAGCCGGTTCCGGCGCATCCCGAAGGCCTGATGTTGATGGTCACCCATCGGGTCGCGCCGTTCTGTGTCCCGGTGCTGGGCGCCACGACGAGGGCCTTGTCGTTCAAGCAATTCGCCAACGGCACGGTGGTGATTGGTGGCAAGCTGATCGGGTCACTGGATTTTCTCTCGCGCCATGGCGAGGTCGACATGGCGCGCTTGGGCAGCAGCGCACGGACTGTCACCGACTTGTTCCCGCATTTGCAACACCTGGGCGTCAATCGCGTCTGGGCCGGTGTCGAAGCCTTTACCACCGATGACCTGCCGGTGATCGGCGCCAGTCGCAAGGCCAGCAACCTCAGTTACTCATTCGGCTTTTGTGGCAGCGGCTTTCAGATGGGCCCTGGCACCGGCCAACGCCTGGCCCAACTGATCCTGGGCGAACACTCGGACATCTCCCTGGAACCCTTCGCCATCGATCGTTTCGACGTTGCCGCAAAAGCGGCAGCTTCAGCTATCCAACCCACCTCAACCCTGTCGCAACACTAA
- a CDS encoding transporter substrate-binding domain-containing protein — protein sequence MSFSFKILGSALTFSCLALGGLAQVHAAELPAVPDEIKEAGQLRAGVRCDQPPYGFQDGGGQFAGVEVEMARQIALWSLGSKDKVSFTCVTAENRVPQLLGRKVDFLIATLGVTPERLRVIDFTTPYRWGASDVVVKKDSPIRKISDLKGKTLATLKGSVQAKWFEDHMPEVKTLRMNSAADALQTFRQGRADAYTHDAATLVVVADNDKDARLLNEPFQISDAAIGVRKNDEAWRDYLSAAIARMHEEKLFRGWIQQFVPQGIQGYYISVFEQPKPAEAL from the coding sequence ATGTCGTTTTCATTCAAGATTCTTGGCAGTGCGCTGACGTTTTCGTGCCTGGCGCTGGGTGGTCTGGCCCAGGTCCACGCGGCCGAGCTGCCTGCGGTTCCCGATGAGATCAAGGAGGCCGGCCAGCTGCGTGCCGGCGTGCGCTGCGATCAACCACCCTACGGCTTCCAGGACGGAGGCGGCCAGTTCGCTGGCGTCGAAGTGGAGATGGCTCGGCAGATCGCATTGTGGTCGCTGGGTTCGAAAGACAAAGTGTCGTTCACCTGTGTCACGGCGGAAAACCGCGTTCCGCAATTGCTTGGGCGCAAAGTCGATTTCCTGATTGCGACCCTCGGCGTCACCCCTGAACGCCTGCGGGTGATCGACTTCACCACGCCGTATCGGTGGGGCGCCAGCGACGTGGTGGTGAAGAAGGACAGTCCGATCAGGAAGATCTCCGACCTCAAGGGCAAGACCCTGGCCACCCTCAAGGGCTCGGTGCAGGCCAAGTGGTTCGAGGACCATATGCCCGAGGTCAAGACCTTGCGCATGAACAGCGCCGCCGATGCGCTGCAGACCTTCCGCCAGGGCCGGGCCGATGCCTACACCCACGATGCCGCGACGCTCGTGGTGGTGGCCGACAACGACAAGGACGCGCGGCTGCTCAACGAGCCGTTCCAGATCTCCGATGCCGCAATCGGCGTGCGCAAGAACGACGAGGCCTGGCGCGATTACCTCAGCGCCGCCATCGCGCGCATGCACGAGGAGAAGCTGTTCCGTGGCTGGATCCAGCAGTTCGTGCCACAGGGTATCCAGGGCTACTACATAAGCGTCTTCGAGCAGCCCAAGCCTGCCGAAGCCCTTTGA
- a CDS encoding NAD(P)/FAD-dependent oxidoreductase — protein MNHETVDVVVIGAGPAGMAAASRMAELGLHVVLLDEQGSPGGQIYRGVSLAPLSRRDLLGADYAQGNEWVQALAASSVRYEKAASVWQVTRDRQVSYLREGRLYTLDAKVVLLATGAMERPFPIPGWTLPGVMSAGAAQILLKSSGLAPSEPVVLAGCGPLLYLLGWQYLRAGVTIKALVDTTRAEDYWRARRHLFSALRAWPYLRKGLDLMRSLRAANIPHYSGAEHLAIEGDEAAQALTFSVSGKTHRVATRCVLLHQGVVPNIQFSQALRARHEWDSQQLCFTPVSDPWGELDVPGVYVAGDGAGIGGAQAAALQGQLTALGIAAQLKAISGSDRDEQARRLRLQLDANLRIRPFLDALYQPKEHNRIPADGVMVCRCEEVTAGELRAFVALGCAGPNQAKAFGRCGMGPCQGRMCGLTVTEVIAKARGVSAAEVGYYRIRPPIKPITLGELAGE, from the coding sequence ATGAATCATGAAACCGTTGATGTGGTAGTGATTGGCGCCGGACCTGCCGGCATGGCGGCGGCGAGCCGGATGGCCGAGCTGGGTTTGCACGTGGTGCTGCTGGATGAGCAGGGGAGTCCGGGTGGGCAGATCTACCGGGGCGTCAGCCTGGCGCCTTTGTCGCGCCGGGACCTGTTGGGAGCCGATTATGCGCAGGGCAACGAATGGGTCCAGGCCTTGGCCGCTTCGAGCGTGCGTTATGAAAAAGCCGCATCGGTGTGGCAGGTGACGCGGGATCGCCAGGTCAGTTATCTGCGTGAAGGGCGCCTGTATACGTTGGACGCCAAAGTCGTGCTGTTGGCAACCGGCGCCATGGAGCGGCCGTTTCCGATTCCCGGTTGGACCTTGCCCGGTGTGATGAGCGCCGGTGCGGCGCAGATCCTCTTGAAAAGTTCGGGCCTGGCACCGAGCGAACCGGTGGTATTGGCCGGCTGTGGTCCGCTGTTGTACCTGCTCGGCTGGCAGTACCTGCGCGCCGGTGTGACGATCAAGGCCTTGGTCGACACCACGCGCGCCGAAGATTACTGGCGCGCCCGTCGTCACCTGTTCTCGGCCCTGCGAGCCTGGCCTTACCTGCGCAAAGGATTGGACCTGATGCGCAGCCTGCGTGCCGCCAATATCCCTCACTACAGCGGCGCCGAACACTTGGCGATTGAAGGCGACGAGGCGGCGCAAGCCCTGACATTCAGTGTGTCCGGCAAGACGCACCGCGTCGCCACGCGCTGCGTATTGCTGCATCAAGGCGTGGTGCCGAATATTCAGTTCAGCCAGGCGTTGCGCGCCCGCCACGAATGGGACTCGCAACAGCTGTGCTTCACCCCGGTCAGCGATCCATGGGGGGAATTGGATGTGCCGGGGGTCTACGTTGCCGGGGACGGCGCTGGCATCGGCGGGGCGCAGGCGGCGGCGTTGCAGGGGCAACTGACGGCGCTGGGGATTGCCGCGCAGCTCAAGGCGATCAGCGGCTCCGATCGCGATGAACAGGCGCGCCGTTTGCGCCTGCAACTGGACGCCAACCTGCGGATCCGGCCTTTTCTCGACGCGCTGTATCAGCCCAAGGAGCACAACCGGATTCCCGCCGACGGGGTGATGGTCTGCCGCTGCGAGGAAGTGACGGCGGGTGAACTGCGCGCCTTCGTCGCCCTGGGTTGCGCGGGTCCTAATCAGGCCAAGGCGTTTGGTCGTTGCGGCATGGGGCCTTGCCAGGGGCGCATGTGCGGCCTGACCGTGACCGAAGTGATCGCCAAGGCTCGCGGCGTTTCGGCGGCCGAGGTGGGGTACTACCGGATTCGGCCGCCGATCAAGCCCATCACCCTGGGGGAACTGGCCGGTGAGTAA